From the Scomber scombrus chromosome 22, fScoSco1.1, whole genome shotgun sequence genome, the window TGAGTAGCTGCAGGAGGACGGGCAGTGAGCTGAGCAGGTAAAGACCGATGTAACTCCTGCAGTCAGAGAGGCTGGACCACTGATCTGTATATTTGATGGCCCAGCTGAAAAGTTTGGAAGCAGATTTGGATGAAGGATGTGCTACTGAGGGAACACATGAACAGGCAAAATGTCCAGAGGATCAATTAACTAAAAAATCTAAAGTTCTGTAGAAATGTTATTATCCTATTGCAGTTAATTTTAATGAATGCCTTTAACCATgatattattactttaattatcACTGGTATAGAAAAACTTTTCTTGCCCTAGAGACACTGTATACACATTGCAAACTCTCACCCATAATAGTATGAATGATGAGCtattattaaatgttatgttATAATGTGGGCCTTTATGATGGCTTTTCCCTCATGTTGCCCTTTGGTGTTAATCTCTCCACACTACGGCAATTTCTCTAAACTCCTTCTTGGGATGATTCAATGCCTATATGTAGATGTAATTGAGTCTAAATTAGGTCATATATAAGAAGAGTTCACATTTAGCCACAAGGTGCAGCCTATAGCCtctaataaaatgtgtgtggtAATTGGTCACTCTGAAGCCTGCCTTTTGTATATAAAgatgtttatttgatttgtcAGCATGTGCCTAGTGCCAAGGGAAGACAGCGTGCGGGTGTCCCTTCTTCCTTTTAGACCAAAAAACTTTAAGGTTTCATAAATTCATTAtgatacacatttaaaattctTACTCAACTCATACAGAAATGGAAGACTATGACTCATGCagttttcaaacatttaaaaatagaaatgatgaGCTAGTATTAAAACAGGAACTTACATGGGATGACCACCATGGTTCCACCCTGCTCAGTTTCACTGACAGGAAAACCTTTaatatgagggaaaaaaaagaatgaattaaCATAATGAATTAAGTAAATGGcagttaaaacatgaacatgatataaaatattttttgtataaaattctGCTATAATGCTGATCGTTCGCGTGTAGATGAAGGCTGAGCAGAGCAGCCTCTTACCTGCCAGGCAGgtgagcaggagcagcaggaaggCTGAGTGATGAACCATGGTGCCACAGACAGTCTGAATCCACTCTCTGTTAACTCTCCACTTTTATAACCCACAGAGAACAGGCCTTGCCCACATTATCAAACAAATtcaaaacacagacaacaaaTGACCTTATGTTCCTGGCAAAAGAGCGCAAATTATTGGTTATCAGCTGGTGTTATTCTCGGCAGAGGGTGTGCATGCAAGCAGCCAAGTTATTGTGTGGTGTTCTATGGAGTGCGGTTGATTCTTTTGTACCTGCACAGTTAATCCAGGTCAGATAATGTGGCTCTCTTTTTTCAGCATATCTGCCCGTGATTGCATATGTAAAGATTTTAAACTCAATTTATCACATCATCTCGATAGAATACAACTTGAGCTGTCTGCGAGATCTgatatgtttgatttttttctctgtgatttTGCTGATGTATGTACAACGTATTTAATGTATGACAGTCACCGCCCCAGTATTCCAGTATAATCACCCCAACAATGCCAGTTAGTCGTTAATTACATTTAACCTTACAATGTATAACAGGTATAAGGAAACACAGGGAAACACTTAAGAAATTTTATCAGTGGACTGATGTGAACCTTGTCACTGCTAGTGTCAGACAGCAAACATTTACCTCACGTGTGTAAGACTGATAACACCTTTTGTTTAAAAATTGCATTCATGTGATTAATAATTGAAATATAGAACTGTAACAGTTTCGCCAATATAGTCAATATAGTCtacacaacacattttaacagttaTCCTGCACTGAACGTTATAAATGAAGTTTTTTCAAATACATCTGAGCTGGTGGCTGATTCTATTCTGTGATCTTTATTGtgccttttatttttgttgccaGCCTGCCAGTTTTGGTTTGTAGTTTTGacttttaagtttaatttatgaTTGGACAGTCTTATGACAGGCATGAGCCAAACTTCAAGTAAATGACAGCAGAGCACAGGAGCTTACTGGTATCACTTTCAGTCTGATCTCTGTAGTGTACCATAACCAAACAGCCTGCAGGTGGAGCCACGGataattcagacatttttatattcacaaGAGAGACTCATTTAGAGCTCTTGAATACCCATGGCACACCTGCACAGCTGTTTTCACTTATCTTGCCTGGTTAGACCTCCTCTCAAGACTGTTTAGGCGTGTACAGACTGTGGTTGAGCAACATCTCCTTCACAGTTTGGGTGGAAGTGATTATAGATTTACAATTCTTATTACTTGTGACCTACAGTAATTTTCAATATAGCTCCACCTAACAACCTGAGCAAAAGTCTAATTGAAAACAGCTGTGTCTGCCTCTCAAGTGTGAAACACCACTACACTGATTTTATTCAGAATTTTATTGCAAGATAATGTGTTTTGTCCTTATTTGGTAACTGAAGAAAAAATGTGAGTCTTGTGGTAAGAGTCATCAGTGCATTTTATTCATGTATggacatttacatttcaaaaataatttgaataatgCAGCTGACACATACAAAATCATTCTCTCACATTATGTCGACAAATTCTGATGTTTCAATGCACACACTCCCTCCTGTATATCTTGATATTAAAGTACCGCTTCACATCACTTATAACAAAGTACATATAGGGTCCAACCCACTGTCAACATGTGGGACAAATAGATAAGAACAATATGCTGCAGGAGATTACAGGTACATGACTCAATTTCCCACAAATCAATTTTCTTCAAAATTCATTAGCAGAACCTGGAAAGATAAAGAAAGCATACTTTTATGGTGGTGAGAACAATAATTCTGTTCCTACAAACAGGCCTACAGCTAAAATGATTGTACTAAATGATCAGATAAAACTAACTGTTACACTTAGTAGCCTCACCTGTCTGCAATCAAATCACAATGTGAAGACAGTAGAAATGATAAAggccagcagcagcacagctgaAGTTTCTGTAGGACGAGTGGACGGGTTGCGGGGTCCTATTTTCCCAAACCCTGTacacaagaaacaagaaaaataagaaagcTTGAACATGTACAGTGCCCTAGGGTGTTATGCCTTTCTGAGTTGATCTACCTTTTACTTGTATAGTTTTCACAGCTGTAATTATCTTCTTTGAGACAATGTTTTGTGCATCACACTTGAGAGTGATAGATTGAAGGTCTTCATCCACTGACAACTCGACCTCGTTTCCCTTTACGGTCTGACCTTCCGCAGACAACACGTATCGGCAAGAAGGCAGACACTGAGCAGTACACACAAATTTGGACACTTCTGCCACTTCTATCACATCGGGGCCTTTGATCTGTAAATCTGATGGACCAGCTGAAAAAAGGATAGAGACGATTGATTAGTGAGAAGAAGCTCATGAATTGTAATTGAAAAACTTGTTTATGGTGTGTTGTCTTGTTTCAACATTAACCGTTTCCAAAGTGCAAACCAGGGAAACCCAGATATTTTTAGGAAAACTAAACACATCTGCAAATAATAAATGCATACAAATAGCTGTGATCCTAAACAACACATGTTCCATTTCAGCAGAAATTAAGATATATTGTTCATAAcaattgaaatgaaacatataacttcattttttattcatctgattattttgtgtttaagtaCTCTAGCACAGCaattaaaggaacagtttgacattaaaTAAGAAGACTGATACCACACATGCCACTGTTACCTTAGCATAGCATAAAGCCTGGAAACAGGTGGAAACAGGTGGAAACAGGTAGAAACATCTAGACGGTGATGACacttattttaacttttgaaaataaattaaatacgAAGGGGTTGATTAGTGAGCTAGATATTAGAGATGCTGGGAGGTTGGTTTACCTTGGGACAGAGCTAAGATAGCTGTTCTTACGCTTtacactaaactaaaactaagctaAGTGAATGCTGGCTGTACATCAAAGTGGTAACAATCTCATCTGTCAGCAAAACTCCAATatagtatttcccaaaatgacaAACTATTCCTTTCTTTACAACCAGAAGCTAACATCAGTATTGAGGGGCGCAGCAAGAAAGCATTCACTCCACCAGTAGTGAAACTCTTGACTTACACGTCACATTAATGGTTTTGGTTGCAGAGACAAACAGCCTAGATATAGTATTGGTGGCTTTGCAGTTGAGAGTTGAGAGGCTGTGCATCTCCTGAGCAGTGACTGATATAACATTCCCTTGACCCCTGATCCAAGGGCCCTGATTTAACTTCCAGGCATAGAAACATGACGGCCGACAGTTGGCATGGCAACTATAGGTGTGGCTCACTGTGGGATTCATCACACCAGGACCTGTGATAGAAACGTTGGCAGGTCcagctgaaacacaaacatatgagTCAGTAGGGAAAGGCATTCATATGTAGCACATTCATTATGGATGTAAGACGGTTATTCTATACGCCATGGCACAAATTGCTTCATATGATGAGTCAACAATCACATACCTAGTCCCTGCAGTGACGTTGTTGCTATTGCACTTAGCTTTGTTTCTACATCCGTGGCTGTACATGATACTGTCAAGGTCTTCACCCAGCTGTTAAGAGTGAAGGATAGGACATTGCCCTGGACTTTCTGTTCATCCATAGACATGGAGTAGGTACATGCAGGGCAGTTAGACACTTGACACCCAATGCTGCTTGGCACGCCCACAGTCGCATAGCCCAGACCCAAGAACTCTATTTGCAGTCcttacaaaaatgtcaaaaaaacacaattactgCAGTGATTTTGACATGTAATGTTCAAATATCTTCACACCAACACACAGTAAATTGTGTAACAGATGAATGTTTAGGATGATACAGACAGCAAATTTAAGATAAGATTTATGGTGCAttgaatgtaaatatgttatcattatcattattacctGGTTCAGGTTGATCTGTATGAGTGGACAGTGCTGGCTGAAGACCTACAcatatggtaaaaaaaacatgtgttatttttaacaagTAAAACATCTGGTATAAAGCATCAAAAGTTAATTCTTTAAATTGGAAATGGtagttttacaaatatttaaccATATGTAACCCATTTTTAGAGCTTTTAACTCAATCAGTGGAGGGAGTTTGctcagaagaaagaaaagttacCTCAGGACCAAACAAGTAAGAGCAACACAGGGTACAGTAACGTCCCAAAGTATACTCAAAGTGTTTGAGTATAATGAGAACATGAGGTACCAGTGCCACAGAATAATGGTAAAGTACTATAGAACCTGTGTTCAAGTCTATGGGGGCCACAGGAAAATACTACAGGAACCCAAAGGGTACTGCATGAATGTACCACAGGCACTAGGGTTACTAGAACcacacaaatatgtttgtaaagATGATTTTCATATATAAGAATTTATTACATTGTCAAAGCTAAGCATACTCTATATCATAATGCACACCATGTTGgttctctctgctgctttctgAACTTTGACTTTCTGAACTTTAACTGGTAGCTTTAATTACAAGTATGTCCGTTTAAAATACCACATACTTCAAAAGGTCACACATTAAACTGTAAGCCAACGACGTGAGTTGCTCTGACACAAGTAGGTGTCAAGGGAGATAGCTGAATAATGACATAAGAGAAACAGACAACACTcctagggcctgatttactaaaggtttgtgtgtgtgtaaacttgATATCAATTAAACACAATAAACTAACACTTTATTTGCATGCAGTATTTTGCATGCATGTCAACacattgttatattttcacagctcaatgtcagtaaatattgtacagttagtattggactacaagagagttgcaagccctcaaaggtggaggtgtggttacagcagTTGCGCATGGTTGGCGTGACATGTGTGCggtggtggggcccaatgtgatatcttttcatggggcccaaaatccctggaGGCGCCCCTGGTGGtgactgcgtctataaataatacgcTTAAAGGGAAAGTGttggcacaatgacagaatacgcagaGAACTATTTTTTCCCAcacccgtgttaatatttttggaaaggaatatttttggttttactaacagcattgacgcAAATACTCTCCCATGTAGCGTTTTTTCTGGTacttttttcctgctgtaattctatatgtttgttaacctcttccacgggttcacatttcattttgcgcttgcgggctttctgctcgtccaaactctctaTGGATACACGCAAaaccttcatttaaatacagCTGTTTAACACCtgctgcacctgttgtcatttacGCTGTTATTCTTAGTAAATCACAAGCGAAACACACTCTAACCAAACGTACAATGTATTAGACTGTAGACACAAATTAgtactttaactttatttgggatcttagtaaatcaggtcCATAGAGTGGTCGACTTAAACCAGAACACGAGTGTTTATGAACTCATGTAAAGGTAATGAATAATAGGAAAAATACTTTGCCAAAGTGAATTATTGTTACTTTATTTCTaacatttatattcagtaaTATACGTAAAATGTTTTCCAATTaagaattataaaaaaatatggtAAAAATCCCAACTTTCTCAACAGTCGGCAGAAACACTCTCACTGTCAC encodes:
- the LOC134004815 gene encoding uncharacterized protein LOC134004815, with the translated sequence MDNTYKSKQNGGYSNLSSLFLLLFLAGLQPALSTHTDQPEPGLQIEFLGLGYATVGVPSSIGCQVSNCPACTYSMSMDEQKVQGNVLSFTLNSWVKTLTVSCTATDVETKLSAIATTSLQGLAGPANVSITGPGVMNPTVSHTYSCHANCRPSCFYAWKLNQGPWIRGQGNVISVTAQEMHSLSTLNCKATNTISRLFVSATKTINVTCKSRVSLLVE